From Phalacrocorax carbo chromosome 25, bPhaCar2.1, whole genome shotgun sequence:
AGCGGGTTCCTTCCTGTGGTTAGACGTGGCGAAGCTTTCCGCCGCCCGTGTCTCCGGCGCCGTGAGCTCCCGGTCGATGCTCGTCCTCCGCGCTGAgctgccgccgcggcccccctcgccccccggTACCGGGGCAGGGTCGGGGTGTCCGCGGGGGTCAGGGCAGAGGCGGCTGCGGAACGATGTGACCGGGACGAGGCGCTGCCCCTACCGCCGGCCTCGGGGCTcagcgccgggggggggggccgcaTGCCCAGGGCTCCGGTGCCCCGGAGGCGCCGGGGGAAGGGACACGGCGGGGACCCCCGCCACCCCGGGGTCACCCGGAGGTCCCCTAGGGTAGGTGCCCTCGGGGCAGCCCGCACCGCGGGGCGCCTGGTGCTTCCCGGGCCCGAAGCCTCCAGAGAGCCAGTAACGGGCCCGCAAAGGGCTGAACCCCGAGGAGCCGGTAACGGGGACTCACTCCCAGCACTGACCCCGGACCGGGGACCCCGAGGCTGTCACCCCCTGCTGCCGCGCTCCCGAGTCCCCGTCGCCCCCCAGTACCTGctgtcgccgccgccgccgccgccccggggccggtCCCCGCCGGAAGCAAACCCCGGTACGAGCCGCTTCCGGCCCCGCGCGCCGGGCCGCCGCCACCTCTGACCCCGGAAGGGAAACGCGAGACTGCGCCGGCGCCGACCATCGCCGGCCGCGGGCGGGGGGGAGAGACTATTCCCCACCGAGGGGGGGTATCGGTGGGGCTGGGATGGACCATTCCCCACCGGGGGGGGGGTCAGTGGGGTGGTGGAGAGACCAttccccggggggggggtcagtggggctgGGACGGACCATTCCCCATCGGTGGGGGGGgtcagtggggtgggggagagaccACTCCCCACCGTTGGAGGGGTGTCCATGGTGGCACCTGGGTCTGACCCCAtagccctgccccacagctccccgCTCTGGCCCCCAGGTGCCCAAATCGCCCCCTCcatcccctgtccccccagACATGGGGGTCagggccccccagcccccacccctggtccgctcccccccccccccccccaaagcaaGCTCCAGCCTCTCTGTACAGCCGTTTATTGCGGGTGGGGGGCTCTGCTCGATGGGGGgcgttggggggggggcaggagccggggggggcccagacccccccagcacccgggggtcccggccccagctcctgccccggCAGCCGGGGGGACACGAGGCCTCGCCGGCCGCTGCCGTGGGGCTCCCCGGGGACGGGACCCCCGGAGCGGGACGGAGGCGGCCATGGCGTGCGGGGggctccggcacggcacggcccgGCACGCGaagcgcaggcagggcaggcagcgggcGAGGGGTCagccggggctgggcggggggcgATGCTGGCGAAGCTGCTGCGGCCGGGGGGGGGCAACCGGGGGGGGCCGGTGCCCGGTGCCTGGTGCCGGCTAACTGGTGCCCAGCGGGAAGGTGGGCGAGTGGCGCTCGGTGCTGATGGGGCGCGAGGGCACCTCTGCGAAGCCGATGTGTCGCCGCTCTGGGGACGGAAAGGTGGCGGGGTCGGGCCCGGGACCCACCGGCACCGGAGCCACGAGGGACGGCGGGGGGACAACACCCCACGTACCCCCGGTGCCACCATCCtcctgctcccgtcccgcctCCTCCTCGTCACCCTCGGCTCCCTCGGGGTCCTCGGGGATCTCCGACACCGTCAGCGACTTCAGGTCCTCCCCGCGCTCCTCTATGCCGCCGGCGAAGGACACCTTCTGCCCGCCTGCGGGCAACGAGGCGGGTGGCCCCCAAGGACCCCCCGGCTCCGGGGGTCaccctgctgcagtgctgggggggggacaggtCCCCGAGCCCCGACACCcacccagcatccccaggcGAGGGGGCCGCAGCGGGTGGGTGGGCAGCCCTGTCCCCCCAACGAACCCGTCCCATCGCCATCCCCGTCCCCATGGCGGCCCCATCCCATTACCTTTCCGCTTGTGCGCCTTGGGGCCGGCGGGGAAGTAGCTCCGCTCGGCTCTGGCCTGGCTCCCCAGGGCTTCTCAGGTGGGTGATGATGAGCCggaggcagaggaaggcacGTGCAGCACCGGGGCACCGCCGGAGCCGGCAACCGACACGTCAGCCGAGCGGCCGGGGGTCCGGTTGGCATCAGCACGGACCCGGTGGGGGACCGAGACACAGCCCGGCGGGGGCATGTGGTGGCCCCCGCTTAGCCCAGGACGAGTGGGCAGCAGGTCCAGGCAGCACCAGGAGTGGccaccctgtgtccccccacaGGGCACCCACCCTGTCCCCAAGGGCTGTGAGGGATGGTGGCACCCATCCCCGCACCCCTGGACTCTGGCAGCCccatccccacatccccacagTTCTGGCAGCCtcgtccccatgtcccctgggctccagcagcctcgtccccatgtcccctgggctccagcagccttgtccccatgtccccacatcccacaggctgcagcaatcctgtccccatgtccctgggCGCCAGCAgccccatccccacgtccccgCATCTCCGGGGCTCCAGCGTCcctgtccccacgtcccccagATTCCAGCAGCCCCATCCTTGTGTCCCCCAGGGTCCAGCATCCCCGTCCCCCATCCCATGTCCCCCTCACCAGGCTCCAGGGCGCTGTCGGGGTCACAGGCGTGGGCCAGCTCATGCTCCCCGTCATCACCCTCCCCGTCGGAGCTGTCACCCCCGGCCAGGCCACTCTCCAGGTGGGACTGCACGATGCGCTGCACCGCTGGGGAGGCATCAGTGTGGGGACCCTGCTCCGGGCAccaggagcactgggagcactggggtttCCCCACAGAGCCATGCAGCACCAGGAGAGGTGTGGGGTGCCAGCATGcctgggtgcccccagcccaccccgcACAgccccgtgcctcagtttccccattcAGATGGCGCCAGCCGGTACCTTTGAGTGAGGGCGGTGTGTAGGCACACGGGTTGGTCCTCTTTGGTTTAAGCAGGCAGCCCTCACCGGAGGAGCGCTGCGGGAGGGAGCGGTGTCGGCGACGGGGTCCTGGCATCCCCCCCATGCCAGGGGTCACCGTGGCCCCAGGGGAGCCAGGCACCCCTTGGGGAGCTGGGTGCTGTGACAGGGGCCTCACAATGGGGACCCGGGATGAGGATGCTGCGATGGGGGTCCTGCAATGGCATCCCCCCCCCTCCTCGCCCCAGGACAAGGGCCCCACAACAGGGATCCCGTGTTGGGGACACCACCGCGGGGATCTCACGCTGGGGACCTTGGGGTGGTGTCCCCGT
This genomic window contains:
- the PPP1R1B gene encoding protein phosphatase 1 regulatory subunit 1B isoform X5 — its product is MDPKDRKKIQFSVPAPPSQLDPRAVEMIRRRRPTPAMLFQLSEHSSPEDESLPYQRSSGEGCLLKPKRTNPCAYTPPSLKAVQRIVQSHLESGLAGGDSSDGEGDDGEHELAHACDPDSALEPALGSQARAERSYFPAGPKAHKRKGGQKVSFAGGIEERGEDLKSLTVSEIPEDPEGAEGDEEEAGREQEDGGTGERRHIGFAEVPSRPISTERHSPTFPLGTS
- the PPP1R1B gene encoding protein phosphatase 1 regulatory subunit 1B isoform X6 — translated: MEAANCPRRTEPRVLPNSARHRRQRPPASAAALPVTRGRGHGPQGPQEDPVLGAGTPQPAGPPRRRDDPPAEAHAGHALPALRTFLPRCQQPCPAHPSLPGAADPEDESLPYQRSSGEGCLLKPKRTNPCAYTPPSLKAVQRIVQSHLESGLAGGDSSDGEGDDGEHELAHACDPDSALEPEALGSQARAERSYFPAGPKAHKRKGGQKVSFAGGIEERGEDLKSLTVSEIPEDPEGAEGDEEEAGREQEDGGTGERRHIGFAEVPSRPISTERHSPTFPLGTS
- the PPP1R1B gene encoding protein phosphatase 1 regulatory subunit 1B isoform X3, with the translated sequence MQSRALPRFAAQGRAGGRLVHGTVPLGPRRTEPRVLPNSARHRRQRPPASAAALPVTRGRGHGPQGPQEDPVLGAGTPQPAGPPRRRDDPPAEAHAGHALPALRTFLPRCQQPCPAHPSLPGAADPEDESLPYQRSSGEGCLLKPKRTNPCAYTPPSLKAVQRIVQSHLESGLAGGDSSDGEGDDGEHELAHACDPDSALEPEALGSQARAERSYFPAGPKAHKRKGGQKVSFAGGIEERGEDLKSLTVSEIPEDPEGAEGDEEEAGREQEDGGTGERRHIGFAEVPSRPISTERHSPTFPLGTS
- the PPP1R1B gene encoding protein phosphatase 1 regulatory subunit 1B isoform X1; amino-acid sequence: MNNSVPCRRRVLPPSPSSSSSSSSPAQPSPPPAALSPRRTEPRVLPNSARHRRQRPPASAAALPVTRGRGHGPQGPQEDPVLGAGTPQPAGPPRRRDDPPAEAHAGHALPALRTFLPRCQQPCPAHPSLPGAADPEDESLPYQRSSGEGCLLKPKRTNPCAYTPPSLKAVQRIVQSHLESGLAGGDSSDGEGDDGEHELAHACDPDSALEPEALGSQARAERSYFPAGPKAHKRKGGQKVSFAGGIEERGEDLKSLTVSEIPEDPEGAEGDEEEAGREQEDGGTGERRHIGFAEVPSRPISTERHSPTFPLGTS
- the PPP1R1B gene encoding protein phosphatase 1 regulatory subunit 1B isoform X4; translated protein: MDPKDRKKIQFSVPAPPSQLDPRAVEMIRRRRPTPAMLFQLSEHSSPEDESLPYQRSSGEGCLLKPKRTNPCAYTPPSLKAVQRIVQSHLESGLAGGDSSDGEGDDGEHELAHACDPDSALEPEALGSQARAERSYFPAGPKAHKRKGGQKVSFAGGIEERGEDLKSLTVSEIPEDPEGAEGDEEEAGREQEDGGTGERRHIGFAEVPSRPISTERHSPTFPLGTS
- the PPP1R1B gene encoding protein phosphatase 1 regulatory subunit 1B isoform X2, producing the protein MNNSVPCRRRVLPPSPSSSSSSSSPAQPSPPPAALSPRRTEPRVLPNSARHRRQRPPASAAALPVTRGRGHGPQGPQEDPVLGAGTPQPAGPPRRRDDPPAEAHAGHALPALRTFLPRCQQPCPAHPSLPGAADPEDESLPYQRSSGEGCLLKPKRTNPCAYTPPSLKAVQRIVQSHLESGLAGGDSSDGEGDDGEHELAHACDPDSALEPALGSQARAERSYFPAGPKAHKRKGGQKVSFAGGIEERGEDLKSLTVSEIPEDPEGAEGDEEEAGREQEDGGTGERRHIGFAEVPSRPISTERHSPTFPLGTS